A genomic window from Blastococcus saxobsidens DD2 includes:
- a CDS encoding MarR family winged helix-turn-helix transcriptional regulator, producing the protein MASEVDPVRNELALLLRRLTVELDAVGQRFAGAHGLGRTDVRALVAVMDAARRGEALTAGRLGSAVELSSASVTALVDRLERAGHLRRARDDADRRRVTLQMSPAAMAAGAEFFGGLQRDLLAAMQGYSDEELAVVHRFLTGMTEVIEGHARAGPEPG; encoded by the coding sequence GTGGCGAGCGAGGTCGACCCCGTGCGGAACGAGCTGGCGCTGCTCCTTCGCCGGCTGACCGTGGAGCTGGATGCGGTCGGGCAGCGATTCGCCGGAGCGCACGGGCTCGGCCGCACCGACGTCCGGGCGCTGGTGGCGGTCATGGACGCCGCGCGCCGCGGTGAGGCGCTCACGGCCGGGCGGCTGGGATCGGCGGTGGAGCTGAGCTCGGCGTCGGTCACCGCGCTGGTCGACCGGCTGGAACGGGCCGGCCACCTGCGGCGGGCGCGCGACGACGCCGACCGCCGGCGGGTCACGCTGCAGATGTCACCGGCGGCCATGGCGGCCGGCGCGGAGTTCTTCGGCGGCCTGCAACGGGACCTGCTCGCGGCGATGCAGGGCTACAGCGACGAGGAGCTCGCCGTCGTCCACCGGTTCCTGACCGGCATGACCGAGGTGATCGAGGGCCACGCCCGCGCGGGGCCCGAGCCTGGCTGA
- a CDS encoding metallopeptidase family protein, whose protein sequence is MKALPLPVFEALVADALDEVPAELMALLDNVVVLVEDRNPDEPELLGVYEGYALTERGWDYGGTLPDRIMIYREAICDICETEDDVVEEVTITVVHEIAHHFGIEEERLHELGWG, encoded by the coding sequence GTGAAGGCGCTCCCGCTACCGGTGTTCGAGGCGCTCGTCGCCGACGCGCTCGACGAGGTGCCGGCCGAGCTGATGGCGCTGCTCGACAACGTCGTCGTCCTGGTGGAGGACCGCAACCCCGACGAGCCCGAGCTCCTCGGGGTCTACGAGGGGTACGCGCTGACCGAGCGCGGCTGGGACTACGGCGGCACGCTGCCCGACCGGATCATGATCTACCGCGAGGCCATCTGCGACATCTGCGAGACCGAGGACGACGTCGTCGAGGAGGTCACGATCACCGTCGTGCACGAGATCGCGCACCACTTCGGCATCGAGGAGGAGCGCCTGCACGAGCTCGGCTGGGGTTGA
- a CDS encoding GroES family chaperonin, translating into MPENSAVGKLPIKMLHDRILVALRKEDGDRRSTGGILIPATAQVAKRLVWGEARGIGAGVRQVKVGDQVLFSPEDQHEVEVHGEDLIILRERDVHAVAAERIEESTGLYL; encoded by the coding sequence GTGCCCGAGAACAGCGCCGTCGGCAAGCTGCCGATCAAGATGCTGCACGACCGCATCCTGGTCGCGCTCCGCAAGGAGGACGGCGACCGCCGGTCCACCGGCGGCATCCTCATCCCGGCGACCGCCCAGGTGGCCAAGCGGCTGGTGTGGGGCGAGGCCCGCGGGATCGGCGCCGGCGTCCGTCAGGTGAAGGTCGGCGACCAGGTGCTCTTCTCCCCCGAGGACCAGCACGAGGTCGAGGTGCACGGCGAGGACCTGATCATCCTGCGCGAGCGCGACGTGCACGCCGTCGCCGCCGAGCGCATCGAGGAATCGACCGGCCTCTACCTCTGA
- a CDS encoding GuaB1 family IMP dehydrogenase-related protein, translating to MRFIGNDRPAHDLTYSDVFMVPAHSTVGSRLEVDLTTPDRVGTTIPIVVANMTAISGRRMAETVARRGGLAVLPQDIPVDVVAEVVSWIKTRHPVYDTPITLSPTSTVGEALSLLTKRAHGIVVVVEDGSPVGVVTDGACQGVDRFTQLSEVMTREPLTIPAGTDLTKIFDVLSDERVSAAPVVQGDRLVGVITRKGALRSSLYTPAVNAEGHLLTSAAVGINGDVAGKAGALLAAGVDVLVVDTAHGHQEKAIEALRAVRSVAGAASVVAGNVVTAQGTRDLIEAGADVVKVGVGPGAMCTTRMMTGVGRPQFSAVEECAAEARSLGKHVWADGGVRHPRDIALALAAGAANVMVGSWFAGTYESAGDVHDDGGRLYKESFGMASARAVKARTATQTGFERARAGLFEEGISSSRMYLDPARPGVEDLIDQIVAGVRSSCTYAGARTVDELHERAVLGVQSSAGYEEGRPLPTSW from the coding sequence ATGCGCTTCATCGGGAATGACCGCCCGGCCCACGACCTGACCTACTCCGACGTCTTCATGGTGCCGGCGCACTCGACGGTCGGGTCGCGACTCGAGGTGGACCTGACCACGCCGGACCGCGTCGGCACGACCATCCCGATCGTCGTCGCGAACATGACGGCCATCTCCGGCCGGCGCATGGCCGAGACCGTGGCCCGCCGCGGTGGCCTCGCCGTGCTGCCGCAGGACATCCCGGTCGACGTCGTCGCCGAGGTCGTGTCCTGGATCAAGACCCGGCACCCGGTCTACGACACCCCGATCACTCTCTCCCCCACGTCCACCGTGGGGGAGGCGCTGTCGCTGCTGACCAAGCGGGCGCACGGGATCGTCGTGGTGGTCGAGGACGGCTCCCCGGTCGGCGTGGTCACCGACGGCGCCTGCCAGGGCGTCGACCGGTTCACCCAGCTGTCCGAGGTCATGACCCGTGAGCCGCTCACCATCCCGGCCGGCACCGACCTCACCAAGATCTTCGACGTGCTCTCCGACGAGCGGGTCAGCGCCGCCCCGGTGGTGCAGGGCGACCGGCTGGTCGGCGTCATCACCCGCAAGGGCGCGCTGCGCTCGTCGCTGTACACGCCGGCCGTGAACGCCGAGGGCCACCTGCTCACCTCTGCCGCCGTCGGCATCAACGGCGACGTCGCGGGCAAGGCCGGCGCCCTGCTGGCCGCGGGCGTGGACGTGCTCGTGGTCGACACCGCGCACGGGCACCAGGAGAAGGCGATCGAGGCGCTGCGCGCGGTGCGCTCGGTGGCCGGGGCCGCTTCGGTGGTGGCCGGCAACGTGGTGACGGCGCAGGGCACCCGCGACCTGATCGAGGCCGGCGCCGACGTCGTGAAGGTCGGCGTCGGGCCCGGCGCCATGTGCACCACCCGGATGATGACCGGCGTCGGCCGGCCGCAGTTCTCCGCCGTCGAGGAGTGCGCGGCCGAGGCCCGCTCGCTGGGCAAGCACGTGTGGGCAGACGGCGGCGTCCGGCATCCGCGCGACATCGCGCTCGCCCTGGCCGCCGGCGCGGCCAACGTGATGGTCGGCTCCTGGTTCGCCGGCACCTACGAGTCGGCCGGCGACGTGCACGACGACGGCGGCCGGCTCTACAAGGAGTCCTTCGGCATGGCCTCCGCCCGCGCGGTCAAGGCCCGGACGGCGACCCAGACCGGGTTCGAGCGGGCGCGGGCGGGGCTGTTCGAGGAGGGCATCTCGTCGTCCCGCATGTACCTGGACCCGGCCCGGCCGGGTGTCGAGGACCTGATCGACCAGATCGTGGCCGGCGTACGGTCCTCGTGCACCTACGCGGGCGCGCGCACCGTCGACGAGCTGCACGAGCGGGCGGTGCTGGGGGTGCAGAGCTCGGCCGGCTACGAGGAGGGCCGGCCGCTGCCGACGTCCTGGTGA